Proteins from one Acidiphilium multivorum AIU301 genomic window:
- a CDS encoding aldo/keto reductase, which translates to MDYRQLGRSGLKISTLTLGTMTMGGRGVFEKVGNVGRAEARRQIDMCVDAGVNLLDTADIYSTGGSEEIIGEALGGQRPQGLLIATKVRFPMGKGPNDRGLSRHHIITACEASLKRLRTDVIDLYQVHEWDGITPLDETMQALDTLIRDGKVRYIGCSNYSAWHVMKALAIAESAHRERFVCQQIHYTLEAREAENELIPLAIDQGLGVLVWSPLAGGLLSGKHRRNQETPAGTRQLAGWSEPPIHDESRLWNIVEALIEVAGAHGVSAAQVALAWLLGRPAVTSLVIGARNEQQLADNLRAATLVLTKEERSMLDAVSQRPLQYPYWHQAQTARDRLGPADLALLGPHL; encoded by the coding sequence ATGGACTACCGTCAGCTCGGCCGATCCGGCCTGAAGATTTCAACGCTGACGCTCGGCACCATGACGATGGGCGGGCGCGGCGTGTTCGAGAAGGTTGGCAATGTCGGGCGTGCCGAGGCGCGGCGGCAGATCGACATGTGCGTCGATGCCGGCGTGAACCTTCTTGATACGGCCGACATCTATTCCACGGGCGGTTCCGAGGAGATCATCGGCGAGGCTCTGGGCGGTCAGCGGCCTCAGGGACTGCTGATCGCGACCAAGGTAAGGTTTCCGATGGGGAAGGGGCCGAACGACCGCGGTCTGTCGCGCCATCACATCATCACCGCCTGCGAGGCCAGCCTGAAGCGGTTGCGCACTGACGTGATCGACCTGTACCAGGTGCACGAATGGGACGGGATCACACCGCTCGACGAAACGATGCAGGCGCTCGACACACTGATTCGTGACGGCAAGGTGCGCTACATCGGCTGCTCCAACTACTCGGCATGGCATGTGATGAAGGCGCTGGCCATCGCCGAGTCGGCGCATCGCGAACGCTTCGTGTGCCAGCAGATCCATTACACGCTGGAGGCGCGGGAGGCAGAGAACGAGCTGATCCCGCTCGCCATCGATCAGGGGCTCGGCGTGCTCGTCTGGAGTCCGCTCGCCGGCGGCCTGCTCTCCGGCAAGCACCGTCGCAACCAGGAAACGCCGGCAGGTACCCGCCAGCTCGCCGGTTGGAGTGAGCCGCCGATCCATGACGAGAGCCGCCTCTGGAACATCGTCGAGGCTCTCATTGAAGTGGCAGGCGCGCACGGCGTTTCTGCGGCGCAGGTCGCCCTTGCCTGGCTGCTCGGTCGGCCCGCGGTCACCTCGCTGGTGATCGGCGCGCGCAACGAGCAACAATTGGCGGACAATCTCCGCGCCGCAACGCTCGTGCTGACCAAGGAGGAGCGATCGATGCTCGATGCGGTCAGCCAGCGTCCGTTGCAATATCCCTACTGGCATCAGGCGCAGACCGCGAGGGATCGTCTCGGCCCGGCCGATCTCGCCTTGCTGGGACCGCATCTCTGA
- a CDS encoding MotA/TolQ/ExbB proton channel family protein, with protein MTFGYIIHLANYSDGVLYVLAGLFVIAVAVIIDRMWYLRRAILRGGSIVRRMAAMGRVNEQDLAALRDFAGRMPEGLLLDTALNHMNDADHAGMNSRMDEAIMLVAPRLDRRMWVLDTIVTLAPLLGLFGTIIGMFHAFSILATPGHAPAEVTGGVADALVATACGIFIAMIGLATFNMLQNQVRLIIHQLETIRTMVLNRTDGAPVVPHVGGELAVRAVVAA; from the coding sequence ATGACCTTTGGCTACATCATTCATCTCGCAAATTATTCGGACGGTGTGCTTTATGTGCTCGCTGGTCTTTTCGTCATCGCAGTAGCGGTGATCATCGACCGGATGTGGTATCTCCGCCGGGCGATCCTGCGGGGCGGTTCGATCGTCAGGCGGATGGCGGCCATGGGCCGGGTGAACGAGCAGGATCTTGCAGCGTTGCGCGATTTTGCCGGCCGCATGCCCGAAGGGCTGCTGCTCGACACCGCCCTGAATCATATGAATGACGCCGACCACGCCGGCATGAACAGCCGCATGGATGAGGCGATCATGCTGGTTGCGCCCCGGCTCGACCGCCGGATGTGGGTGCTGGATACGATCGTCACCCTCGCCCCGCTGCTCGGCCTGTTCGGCACGATCATCGGGATGTTCCACGCCTTCTCGATCCTCGCCACGCCCGGCCACGCGCCGGCAGAGGTGACCGGCGGCGTCGCCGATGCACTGGTTGCAACGGCGTGCGGCATCTTTATCGCCATGATCGGCCTCGCGACCTTCAACATGCTGCAGAACCAGGTCCGGCTGATCATTCACCAGCTTGAGACGATCCGCACCATGGTGCTGAATCGTACCGATGGCGCGCCAGTCGTGCCCCATGTCGGCGGCGAACTCGCGGTCCGCGCAGTGGTGGCGGCCTGA
- a CDS encoding ExbD/TolR family protein — translation MNMRYFEARKARVEIIPMIDVMLFLLVFFIIVTLQMIPDAGIPMQLPNSTQTQHLKHPKFTVNILDDGSIKVKTQVLTPAQLTALFRGDGDPAKTEVTIAASKKVAFQHFVTVMDAARKAGVTDIGIAAQPVAAASGSSPAGAAAAPASPANAN, via the coding sequence ATGAACATGCGCTATTTCGAGGCCCGGAAGGCGCGCGTCGAGATCATTCCGATGATCGACGTGATGCTCTTCCTGCTGGTATTCTTCATCATCGTCACGCTGCAGATGATCCCCGATGCCGGAATCCCGATGCAGCTGCCGAACTCGACACAGACCCAGCACCTCAAGCACCCGAAATTCACCGTCAACATTCTCGACGACGGCAGCATCAAGGTGAAGACGCAGGTGCTGACTCCGGCTCAACTCACCGCCCTGTTCCGGGGCGATGGCGATCCGGCCAAGACCGAGGTGACCATCGCCGCGTCGAAGAAGGTTGCCTTCCAGCATTTCGTCACGGTGATGGATGCCGCACGGAAGGCGGGCGTCACCGATATTGGCATCGCCGCCCAACCCGTCGCGGCCGCCAGCGGTTCGTCGCCCGCTGGAGCCGCAGCGGCGCCGGCTTCACCTGCCAACGCCAACTGA
- a CDS encoding FAD-binding oxidoreductase — protein METQSTIDAARAIFGDRLSLNANIRETHAHGEANAATSLPDAVVFPESTEEVSRLLRLCHATDVPVTPFGAGTSLEGHVTPVRGGISLDLTRMNRVLEVNDADLDGRVEAGVTRRQLNTYLRDHGLFFPVDPGADATIGGMCATRASGTTTVRYGTIRDNVLGLRAVLADGTVIDTGGRVRKSSTGYDLTRLLIGSEGTLGIITEVQLKLYGIPEAIGAAVCGFADEHAAVAAVIEIMQTGIPVARIEFADTAQMAASIAYSKLDHLTAGPTLMFEFHGSAQGVAEQGAMAEEIARAHGGSGFAFATETEARNRLWRARHDAYWAARAAYPGMGAFATDTIVPISRLAEAVSLAREAVTRSGLEACIVGHVGDGNFHVLILYPEGEEGRAKAWELDREIVAQALALGGAASGEHGVGLGKREFLPREHGAAALGVMRAIKQALDPRGILNPGKMFLD, from the coding sequence ATGGAAACGCAGAGCACGATCGACGCCGCCCGCGCCATTTTCGGCGACCGGCTCAGCCTGAACGCCAATATCCGCGAAACCCATGCCCATGGCGAGGCCAATGCAGCCACCAGCCTCCCGGATGCCGTGGTCTTTCCCGAATCGACCGAAGAAGTATCGCGGTTATTGCGACTTTGCCACGCGACGGACGTACCGGTGACGCCGTTCGGCGCCGGCACTTCGCTCGAGGGCCATGTGACGCCGGTGCGCGGCGGCATCAGCCTCGACCTCACGCGGATGAACCGCGTACTCGAGGTGAACGACGCCGATCTCGACGGACGGGTCGAGGCCGGGGTGACCAGGCGGCAGCTGAATACCTATTTGCGCGACCATGGCCTGTTTTTCCCGGTCGACCCTGGGGCGGATGCAACGATCGGCGGGATGTGCGCGACACGTGCCTCCGGCACGACCACGGTGCGCTACGGCACGATCCGCGACAATGTGCTCGGCCTTCGCGCCGTGCTGGCCGATGGCACGGTGATCGACACGGGCGGGCGGGTCCGCAAATCGTCCACCGGCTACGACCTCACTCGTTTGCTCATCGGCTCGGAGGGCACGCTCGGCATTATCACCGAGGTGCAACTGAAGCTGTATGGCATTCCAGAGGCGATCGGCGCTGCGGTGTGCGGCTTTGCTGACGAGCATGCGGCGGTCGCGGCGGTGATCGAGATCATGCAGACTGGCATCCCTGTCGCCCGCATCGAATTCGCCGACACGGCGCAGATGGCAGCCTCGATTGCCTATTCGAAGCTTGATCACCTGACTGCCGGCCCGACGCTGATGTTCGAGTTCCACGGCAGCGCGCAAGGCGTCGCCGAGCAGGGAGCGATGGCCGAGGAGATCGCGAGGGCGCATGGCGGTAGCGGCTTCGCCTTCGCGACCGAGACCGAGGCGCGCAACCGCCTCTGGCGGGCCCGGCACGATGCCTACTGGGCCGCCCGCGCGGCGTATCCCGGCATGGGCGCGTTTGCTACCGACACGATCGTGCCGATCTCGCGGCTTGCGGAGGCGGTCTCGCTGGCACGCGAGGCGGTCACCCGTTCCGGCCTTGAAGCCTGCATCGTCGGCCATGTCGGCGACGGCAATTTTCACGTGTTGATCCTCTACCCCGAAGGAGAGGAAGGGCGGGCAAAGGCATGGGAACTCGACCGCGAGATTGTTGCCCAGGCACTTGCGCTCGGTGGGGCAGCGAGCGGCGAGCATGGGGTCGGGCTCGGCAAGAGGGAGTTTCTGCCCCGCGAGCATGGGGCCGCAGCACTCGGCGTCATGCGCGCGATCAAGCAAGCCCTTGATCCGCGCGGTATTCTTAATCCGGGAAAGATGTTTCTCGACTGA
- a CDS encoding TIGR00282 family metallophosphoesterase produces the protein MKLLYLGDVVGRSGREAVISTLPRLRHELGIDVAVVNGENASHGFGLAPDMADALFAAGADAITLGNHAWDRKEIIPYIAQQKRVIRPLNFPPGTPGDGIVDITLPDGRRVLIAQVMGRLFMDPMDCPFRALEGVLSRARLGVTHAAILVDFHGEATSEKMAFAHRFDGAVTAVLGTHTHIPTADHHVMAGGTGFMADVGMCGDYDSVIGMTKDAAIGRFIRKMPGERLHPTEGEATVCGALIRVASDGRALAVEPVRLGGRLAPAMPSR, from the coding sequence ATGAAACTCCTCTATCTGGGTGACGTAGTGGGCCGGTCCGGACGGGAAGCGGTAATATCCACCCTGCCCCGCCTCAGGCACGAGCTCGGCATCGATGTGGCGGTGGTCAACGGTGAGAACGCCTCGCACGGATTCGGCCTCGCGCCGGACATGGCCGATGCTCTGTTCGCCGCCGGAGCGGATGCCATCACACTCGGCAACCATGCCTGGGACCGCAAGGAGATCATCCCCTATATCGCGCAGCAGAAGCGGGTCATCAGGCCGCTCAACTTTCCCCCCGGCACGCCGGGGGATGGCATCGTCGACATCACTCTGCCGGACGGCCGGCGGGTGCTTATCGCCCAGGTCATGGGACGGCTGTTCATGGACCCGATGGACTGTCCGTTCCGCGCGTTGGAAGGCGTTCTGTCGCGGGCACGGCTCGGCGTGACCCATGCGGCAATCCTCGTCGATTTTCACGGCGAGGCGACGAGCGAAAAGATGGCTTTTGCCCACCGGTTCGACGGCGCGGTGACGGCCGTGCTCGGCACCCACACCCATATCCCGACCGCGGATCACCATGTCATGGCCGGGGGCACCGGCTTCATGGCGGATGTCGGCATGTGCGGCGATTATGACAGCGTGATCGGCATGACCAAGGACGCGGCGATCGGCCGGTTCATCCGCAAGATGCCCGGCGAGCGCCTGCACCCGACCGAAGGAGAGGCGACGGTGTGCGGCGCGCTGATCCGCGTCGCCTCCGACGGGCGAGCGCTGGCAGTCGAGCCGGTGCGCCTCGGCGGCCGGCTCGCGCCCGCCATGCCATCACGTTGA
- a CDS encoding cytochrome b — protein sequence MDDRYRPSIQFLHWLIALTVIGLVIAGLLLHYDLIPRSVHKPLAFLHMSFGLAILALMLVRLFIRRRTGAPELPEEIGRPFRIAAHTTQILFYALLLAMPVFGILFVEAHGRKVPFFGLFTLPAFVGKNHGVQEVFAFLHFWGGIAVILLLIAHVGGAVRHELRGERMIRRMLPGRRST from the coding sequence ATGGACGACCGTTATCGCCCATCCATCCAGTTCCTGCATTGGTTGATCGCCCTGACCGTCATAGGGCTCGTCATTGCCGGGCTGCTTCTGCATTACGACCTGATTCCAAGATCCGTTCACAAGCCGCTCGCCTTCCTGCACATGAGTTTCGGTCTTGCCATTCTGGCGCTGATGCTGGTCCGCCTTTTCATCCGGCGGCGCACCGGCGCGCCGGAGTTGCCCGAGGAAATCGGCCGGCCGTTCCGGATCGCTGCGCATACGACCCAGATTCTGTTCTACGCGCTCCTGCTGGCGATGCCGGTGTTCGGCATCCTTTTCGTCGAGGCACATGGTCGCAAGGTGCCCTTCTTTGGCCTGTTCACCCTGCCTGCCTTCGTCGGCAAGAATCATGGCGTGCAGGAGGTTTTCGCATTCCTCCATTTCTGGGGCGGCATCGCGGTGATCCTGCTGCTGATCGCCCATGTTGGCGGCGCGGTAAGGCACGAGTTGCGCGGCGAGCGCATGATCCGGCGGATGCTGCCCGGCCGCCGTTCAACGTGA
- a CDS encoding FMN-binding negative transcriptional regulator — protein MYTPPAFAEDDPAIIAAIMRACRLPVLVSAGEAGLEATHLPLLHFPDPAPHGTLVGHLARANRQWHVLRDGAPAMAIFQAHDFYVSPGWYATKRETGRVVPTWNYEAVHLQGAVEIIEDPIRLRDIVTALTDREEAPQPNPWHVDDAPEDFIAAQLKGIVGVVMTVRSVIAKRKLSQNRPPADRAGVIAALAASGRAEEAALMQEREAAADRPGPEPSPRSRG, from the coding sequence ATGTATACTCCGCCGGCTTTCGCCGAGGATGATCCCGCAATCATCGCGGCGATCATGCGCGCCTGCCGCTTGCCCGTTCTCGTCAGTGCCGGGGAGGCAGGGCTGGAGGCGACGCATCTGCCGCTGCTCCATTTTCCCGACCCGGCACCGCACGGTACGCTCGTCGGGCATCTCGCGCGCGCCAACCGCCAATGGCACGTGCTGCGCGATGGCGCGCCGGCCATGGCGATCTTCCAGGCGCATGATTTTTACGTCTCGCCCGGCTGGTATGCGACCAAGCGCGAGACTGGCCGCGTCGTTCCGACCTGGAATTACGAGGCTGTGCATCTGCAGGGCGCGGTCGAAATCATCGAGGATCCGATCCGGCTACGCGACATTGTCACTGCCTTGACCGACCGCGAAGAGGCGCCCCAGCCCAATCCATGGCACGTGGATGACGCACCAGAAGACTTCATTGCCGCCCAGCTCAAGGGCATTGTCGGTGTGGTGATGACGGTGCGTTCGGTCATCGCCAAGCGCAAGCTCAGCCAGAACCGCCCCCCGGCCGACCGCGCCGGCGTCATCGCCGCGCTCGCGGCGTCAGGCCGCGCCGAGGAAGCCGCCCTCATGCAGGAACGGGAGGCAGCGGCGGATCGACCTGGCCCAGAACCCAGCCCTCGGTCGCGCGGATAA